From the Cryptosporangium aurantiacum genome, the window GCGGCAGGCGGGGACCGACCGCGGCGGGTGCGGGTCGCGGCCCTGCTCGCCGGGGCCGCGGCACCACTGGTGCTGCTGATGCCGGGGCTGTGGCCGTACAGCACGCCGGACGGCCGCACCGAGGTCGGCCTGCGGAACCTCAGCAGCCTCGCGCTCGTGGTCACACTCGGTGCGTTCCTCGCGGTGCTCGCGGTGGTCGTCGCGGTGCTCGCGGTGCTGGTGCGGCCGGGGCGGCGGAGGATTCGGGCGGTGGCCGCCGGGCTCGCGGTGACGGCCGCGAGCCTCGTGGTGCTCGTCGCCGGTTTCCAGGCCGCGAACCGGTACGTGAGCGGCCTGCCGGACTTCTACCGCTGGACGTTCCTGTTCGCACCAGTGCTCGGCGTCGCGGTGGTCGCGCTGCTCGGCGCCGCCGCGGTTCTGCTCTCCGGCGCACCCGTCGTCCGATTCGTGCAGCCGCAGACGGTAGCCGAGGAGCCCGCGCGGGCAACCTGACCCTGTGCACATCGGGACCTCGGGCTGGAGTTACGACCACTGGGAGCACGTGCTGTACCCACCGGGTACGCCGACCCGCGACCGGTTGGCCCACTACGTGCGGCGGTTCTCCACCGTCGAGTTGAACGCGAGCTTCTACCGCTGGCCGAAGACCGCGACGTTCGCCGGCTGGCAGCGGCGCCTGCCGGAGGGCTTCCGCCTGACGGTCAAGGCGCCCCGCGGCCTGACCCACGCCAAGCGGCTCTTCGAGCCGGAGGTCTGGGTCGAGCGGATCGCGACCTGCTGGCACGAGCTCGGTGACAAGCGCGGGGTCCTGCTCGTGCAGACCCATCCCGCCCATCAACGTGACGACGCTCGACTCGACTACTTCTTGGGTTGCCTGCCGTCCTGGGTGCCGACCGCCGTTGAGCTGCGGCATCCCAGCTGGCACGACGAGGAGGTGTTCCGGCTGCTGGAGCGGCACGGGGCGGCGTACTGCGTGATGAGCGGCGCGAAGCTGCCCTGCATCCTGCGCGCGACCGCACCGTTCGTCTACGTGCGCCTGCACGGACCGGACACCGAGCACCTCTACGCCGGGTCGTACTCGGACGACGATCTCTGCTGGTGGGCCGACCGGCTCCGGGAGTGGGCCGCGGCCGGCCACGAGGTGTACGCGTACTTCAACAACGACGGTCACGGTCACGCCGTGCGCAACGCCGAGACGCTGCGGACGTTCGTCAGGGGCTAATTCGCTCGCCGGCGGTCGTATCGTCGGGATATGCGGATTTCACCGGCCTCCTTTCGCCGCCCCCGGCTGTCGCTCAGCCGCGCGGGCGCCGTGAGCGGCCGGTAGCGCACGAGAGTCGACGGCCGGGGGAGAGATCTGATCCCGCCCCCCGACGAAGGAACT encodes:
- a CDS encoding DUF72 domain-containing protein, with product MHIGTSGWSYDHWEHVLYPPGTPTRDRLAHYVRRFSTVELNASFYRWPKTATFAGWQRRLPEGFRLTVKAPRGLTHAKRLFEPEVWVERIATCWHELGDKRGVLLVQTHPAHQRDDARLDYFLGCLPSWVPTAVELRHPSWHDEEVFRLLERHGAAYCVMSGAKLPCILRATAPFVYVRLHGPDTEHLYAGSYSDDDLCWWADRLREWAAAGHEVYAYFNNDGHGHAVRNAETLRTFVRG